A genome region from Vicinamibacterales bacterium includes the following:
- the ahcY gene encoding adenosylhomocysteinase: MTSIATKQAHPFIEAKEVGRPPFKVADLTQADFGRKEIRLAEQEMPGLMALRKEYDGQQPLQGARVMGSLHMTVQTAVLIETLTALGADIRWVSCNIFSTQDHAAAAIAVGNPQTGGTPDDPRGIPVFAWKGETLEEYWWCTKQALQWPDGSGPTLIVDDGGDATLLIHKGYEFEQVGTVPDFKVDSDPEEWGVILDLLRTIQGEDQNYWRTIASSIQGVSEETTTGVHRLYQMMEAGTLLFPAINVNDSVTKSKFDNVYGCRHSLPDGLARATDVMLGGKTAVVCGYGEVGKGCAQALRGQGCRVVVTEIDPICALQAAMEGYEVATLEDMVAKADIFITATGNFDIITIDHMRRMKDKAVIGNIGHFDNEIDMAGLKRAEGVERINIKPQYDEFRFPDGHSIMLLAEGRLLNLGCATGHPSFVMSASFTNQVIAQLELHANKGNYEKKVYMLPKELDEKVARLHLDHVGVHLTRLSEKQADYIGVPVDGPYKPSHYRY; the protein is encoded by the coding sequence ATGACATCAATCGCTACCAAACAGGCGCATCCTTTCATCGAAGCCAAAGAAGTAGGCCGACCCCCTTTCAAGGTCGCCGATTTGACTCAGGCTGATTTTGGGCGAAAGGAAATCCGCCTAGCCGAACAGGAAATGCCTGGGCTAATGGCACTGCGAAAAGAATACGACGGTCAACAACCGCTTCAAGGTGCGCGAGTCATGGGTAGTCTGCACATGACAGTCCAGACAGCCGTCTTGATCGAAACCCTGACCGCCTTGGGCGCCGATATTCGCTGGGTCTCGTGCAACATCTTTTCAACCCAAGATCATGCTGCTGCCGCGATTGCTGTGGGAAATCCCCAGACAGGTGGCACGCCAGATGATCCGAGGGGTATCCCGGTATTCGCCTGGAAGGGCGAGACGCTTGAGGAATACTGGTGGTGTACGAAACAAGCATTGCAGTGGCCTGACGGTTCTGGTCCGACACTAATCGTGGACGATGGTGGTGATGCAACACTACTCATCCATAAAGGCTATGAATTCGAGCAAGTCGGAACAGTTCCGGACTTTAAAGTCGATAGTGACCCTGAAGAATGGGGCGTGATTCTAGACTTGCTTCGAACGATCCAGGGTGAGGACCAGAACTATTGGCGAACAATCGCCTCCTCAATTCAAGGCGTGAGTGAAGAGACCACTACCGGAGTCCATCGCCTGTATCAGATGATGGAGGCTGGCACCCTGCTCTTTCCAGCGATCAACGTCAATGATTCTGTAACGAAGAGTAAATTTGACAACGTGTATGGTTGTCGACACTCGCTCCCCGACGGTCTAGCAAGAGCAACCGACGTTATGCTCGGCGGAAAGACGGCAGTAGTGTGCGGCTATGGTGAAGTCGGAAAAGGCTGCGCTCAAGCGCTACGCGGCCAAGGCTGCCGAGTGGTGGTCACAGAGATCGACCCGATATGTGCGCTCCAGGCAGCAATGGAAGGCTACGAAGTTGCAACGCTCGAAGACATGGTTGCAAAAGCCGATATCTTCATCACAGCAACAGGCAACTTTGACATCATCACCATCGACCACATGAGAAGGATGAAGGACAAAGCGGTCATCGGGAACATCGGTCATTTCGACAATGAAATCGACATGGCTGGGCTAAAACGAGCCGAGGGCGTCGAACGAATCAACATTAAGCCCCAGTACGACGAGTTTCGGTTCCCTGATGGCCACAGCATTATGCTGCTCGCCGAAGGACGACTACTCAACCTCGGTTGTGCAACGGGACATCCTAGTTTTGTGATGTCGGCCTCATTCACCAATCAAGTAATTGCACAACTTGAACTCCATGCAAATAAGGGTAATTACGAAAAGAAAGTCTACATGCTACCCAAAGAACTGGATGAGAAGGTTGCCCGCCTACACCTCGATCACGTGGGTGTGCATCTGACCCGTTTATCAGAAAAGCAGGCCGACTATATCGGCGTGCCAGTGGACGGACCATACAAGCCGTCTCACTATCGGTATTGA
- a CDS encoding carbohydrate-binding family 9-like protein, whose product MGRAVCGGLMVVVSATMISAGQRVVTPEFRVAWTSAATASLLNNESPWWEAHYFNYGPTLYETEFRALWNNEGLYVRFDATDPNPWFTMTNRDDPIWEEEVVEIFLDLDRSGKNYAEIEISPNNVVTDVRMVSGMPDREMDLAWNLEGLESHVRLNKYRDGRTAGWTAVAFLPWEGFRSLPSASAIVLPPASSDRWRFNVFRIKRPDGERRPTENVVFAAWSPPNGDSFHEPDVFRDLIFELPAEPAEP is encoded by the coding sequence ATGGGACGTGCGGTGTGTGGCGGCCTGATGGTTGTGGTTAGCGCCACTATGATTAGTGCGGGGCAGCGCGTAGTTACTCCTGAATTCAGGGTTGCTTGGACTAGCGCGGCCACTGCATCGCTTCTGAACAACGAATCACCGTGGTGGGAGGCTCACTACTTCAATTACGGTCCGACGCTCTATGAGACCGAGTTTCGTGCGCTGTGGAACAACGAGGGGCTTTATGTTCGGTTTGATGCTACGGACCCGAACCCGTGGTTCACGATGACGAACCGCGATGATCCGATTTGGGAAGAGGAGGTTGTCGAGATTTTCTTAGATCTCGATCGGTCGGGCAAAAACTACGCCGAGATTGAAATCAGCCCGAACAATGTGGTCACTGACGTTCGAATGGTAAGCGGAATGCCGGACAGGGAGATGGACCTTGCGTGGAACCTTGAAGGTCTTGAGAGTCACGTGCGGCTGAATAAATATCGAGATGGTCGGACCGCGGGGTGGACCGCCGTGGCTTTTCTACCGTGGGAGGGTTTTCGGTCACTGCCTTCAGCGTCAGCGATTGTATTGCCGCCGGCGTCTTCTGACCGGTGGCGGTTTAATGTGTTTAGGATCAAGCGCCCAGACGGAGAGCGCCGGCCGACGGAGAATGTGGTGTTTGCGGCGTGGTCACCACCGAACGGCGACAGTTTTCACGAACCCGATGTGTTCCGCGACCTTATTTTTGAATTGCCGGCCGAACCAGCGGAACCATAA
- a CDS encoding amidohydrolase family protein: protein MGWSRREWLAGSISTLSAACGRSVEEDLSGGTTTTNEAIALSEFEPRGMLHVAETRVERPRFPVIDVHTHVTWSAVPLGMEPFGERIRKFGEPADILPVMDRKGVRTMVNLTGGVGEGLVEVRREFDEAHPGRFISFTEPSWNHVASPDYPTFQADQIERAYAAGARGLKVTKTLGLYLREQITRGPLIAIDDPRFDSMWETCATLNMPVAIHVSDPEAFFLPIDRFNERYEELHAHPDWSFHGGDFPSNADLLAARDRVFARHPGTSFIGLHVGHSAENLSAVGEMLDRFPNVCVEIGARIGELGRQPRAARRFFDTYQDRILFGTDAIPAPEGDETPQQVFGEALYEIYYRFLETEDEYFDYAPAPIPPQGRWRIYGLGLSEPILRKVYHGNAERVLGIEV from the coding sequence ATGGGATGGAGTCGACGAGAATGGCTGGCGGGAAGCATTTCTACGCTCAGTGCAGCTTGCGGACGGTCGGTTGAGGAAGACCTATCGGGTGGAACCACCACGACGAACGAGGCGATAGCGCTTTCAGAATTCGAGCCACGTGGCATGCTTCACGTGGCCGAAACCCGTGTTGAGAGGCCGCGCTTCCCAGTGATCGATGTACACACGCATGTCACATGGTCAGCGGTGCCGTTGGGTATGGAGCCGTTCGGTGAACGAATCAGGAAATTTGGTGAACCAGCCGACATTTTGCCAGTGATGGACCGCAAAGGAGTCCGGACGATGGTCAATCTCACCGGGGGAGTCGGTGAGGGGTTGGTGGAAGTGCGGCGGGAGTTTGACGAGGCCCACCCCGGTCGGTTCATCAGCTTTACGGAGCCATCGTGGAATCACGTGGCATCACCGGATTACCCAACCTTTCAGGCTGACCAGATTGAGCGGGCTTACGCAGCTGGAGCGAGAGGGCTTAAGGTCACGAAAACACTTGGACTGTACTTACGTGAACAAATCACACGGGGCCCTCTCATTGCCATCGATGACCCCCGCTTTGACTCGATGTGGGAAACCTGCGCTACGCTCAACATGCCCGTTGCGATTCACGTGTCCGATCCGGAAGCATTTTTTCTACCGATCGATCGCTTCAATGAGCGTTACGAGGAATTGCATGCACATCCAGATTGGTCGTTCCATGGCGGGGACTTTCCCAGCAATGCCGACTTGTTAGCTGCACGGGACCGGGTGTTCGCGCGTCATCCCGGGACTAGTTTTATTGGTCTACACGTGGGCCACTCGGCCGAGAATCTTTCAGCAGTGGGGGAGATGCTCGACCGTTTTCCGAATGTTTGCGTGGAGATTGGTGCCAGAATTGGCGAGTTGGGTCGCCAGCCTCGAGCAGCACGCCGTTTCTTCGATACCTATCAGGATCGGATTCTGTTTGGTACCGATGCGATTCCGGCTCCGGAAGGCGACGAAACGCCTCAGCAAGTGTTCGGTGAAGCCTTGTATGAGATCTACTACCGATTTCTTGAGACCGAAGACGAGTACTTCGACTATGCGCCCGCACCCATACCACCTCAGGGGCGGTGGCGGATTTACGGCCTTGGACTGTCTGAGCCAATTCTCCGAAAGGTCTACCATGGGAATGCTGAACGGGTGTTGGGGATTGAGGTGTGA
- a CDS encoding membrane dipeptidase encodes MNRREFIGTVGVGAIAGASARPSANAQPSDSPADIYARAYAVDAMCFAMEPPPRTFVQYLTDDKIEALRTSGITAMAMNMTSNFAELSQVENMFAAVKHRIFTWDTIVATHPDVFRKVTTVEELNAAKRAGLVGFIYCFQMAAPFGWDLGKLRTFAELGVRQIQLADGSRNYLVDSCWEKTNAGLSRFGFQAIEAFADLGIIVDLSHVGEQSSLDVILASTKPVIYSHSGCLALCPHRRNVSDRNIRALAERGGVFCIYNQSGWLTQDPEISMDHFIAHVEHVINLGGEEAVGVGTDQDVVDMTAMRPTEVADHNRSFERRRNEFPELSWEIRHMRVPELSHPKRLLHLAEALDARRYSPATIEKILGGNYVRVFNEVVG; translated from the coding sequence ATGAATCGTCGAGAATTTATCGGCACGGTCGGTGTGGGCGCGATCGCTGGAGCGTCAGCTAGGCCCTCGGCCAATGCGCAGCCATCCGACTCACCAGCAGATATCTACGCTCGTGCGTACGCGGTCGATGCAATGTGCTTTGCCATGGAACCGCCGCCTCGCACGTTTGTACAGTACCTGACCGACGACAAAATTGAGGCGCTGCGCACTTCGGGAATTACGGCGATGGCAATGAACATGACCTCAAATTTTGCCGAATTAAGCCAAGTGGAGAACATGTTTGCGGCGGTTAAACACCGCATTTTTACGTGGGATACGATCGTAGCCACCCACCCCGATGTTTTTCGTAAGGTCACGACGGTCGAGGAACTTAACGCCGCGAAACGTGCGGGGCTCGTTGGTTTTATCTACTGCTTCCAGATGGCTGCTCCGTTTGGATGGGACCTCGGAAAGTTACGCACGTTTGCAGAGCTTGGGGTTCGTCAGATTCAACTTGCTGATGGGAGTCGGAACTACCTTGTGGACAGTTGTTGGGAGAAGACAAACGCTGGGCTGAGCCGTTTCGGGTTCCAGGCGATCGAAGCTTTCGCAGACCTCGGGATCATCGTCGACCTCTCCCACGTTGGCGAGCAGTCCTCGCTCGATGTCATTCTAGCCTCGACAAAGCCGGTCATCTATTCCCATTCCGGATGTCTAGCACTCTGTCCTCATCGACGGAACGTCAGCGACCGCAATATCCGGGCCCTTGCGGAACGGGGAGGCGTTTTTTGTATTTATAACCAAAGTGGTTGGCTCACTCAGGACCCCGAGATTTCCATGGACCACTTCATCGCACACGTTGAACACGTGATTAACTTAGGGGGTGAAGAGGCGGTGGGTGTCGGGACCGACCAAGATGTCGTTGATATGACGGCGATGCGTCCTACCGAGGTGGCCGATCACAATCGTAGCTTTGAGCGTCGGCGAAATGAGTTTCCTGAATTATCTTGGGAGATCCGGCATATGCGAGTGCCTGAACTCAGTCATCCAAAACGGTTATTGCATCTGGCCGAGGCTTTAGATGCCCGAAGATATTCCCCGGCAACGATCGAGAAAATTCTTGGTGGCAATTATGTGCGCGTGTTCAACGAGGTCGTTGGGTGA
- a CDS encoding NIPSNAP family protein, which yields MQSGIYIAALAGTVIAVGVINAQSGLSVAHDSRTFELRTYTSEPGKLEALHARFRDHTTALFERHGMTNVGYFVPTDRTDTLVYILAHESRQAAERSWQGFGNDSDWQDAAEASRVNGRLVANVDSVFMSATDYSLLK from the coding sequence ATGCAATCAGGTATATACATCGCCGCATTGGCCGGTACCGTCATCGCCGTCGGTGTGATCAACGCTCAGTCGGGTCTCTCGGTGGCTCACGACTCCCGGACGTTTGAACTCCGCACTTACACGTCGGAGCCTGGCAAGCTCGAAGCCCTACATGCTAGGTTTCGGGATCACACGACCGCACTTTTTGAGCGGCATGGCATGACCAACGTCGGGTATTTCGTCCCAACTGACCGAACGGATACCCTTGTATACATCCTGGCGCACGAAAGTCGTCAGGCAGCAGAAAGATCCTGGCAGGGCTTCGGGAATGATTCGGATTGGCAGGATGCGGCAGAGGCATCTCGGGTAAATGGGCGACTGGTCGCAAACGTCGATTCTGTGTTTATGAGTGCAACTGACTATTCACTCCTAAAATGA
- a CDS encoding amidase family protein, which translates to MTPLRRYGIFSLVVVLIGCQPPSPEEPGSPAFDVVETSIIEIHAAMKAGELSARTLVNAYLARIEAYDKQGPALNTIVTINPHALARADELDQAFEVSGLTGPLHGIPVIVKDNYDTIALPTTAGSLSLAGSIPPDNAFQVQRIVDAGGIVLAKSNMAEFAFSPYETVGSALPGYTRNPYDLRRVTAGSSGGTAAAVAASMGTVGLGTDTGNSIRGPSSHQSLVGIRSTMGLTSRDGIVPLNLSRDIGGPMARTVADAVIVFDVIAGTDSADAITEQADSRRVNYRELLEVDNLQGKRLGVLREMSDESADPEVITRLNEAIEDLRRLGATVVDPVTLPEDDVAEEERLPCSYFRFDLEQYLTSLGPEAPFNTLQEIIDSEKVHPNIRTRLESAQEAADVPTNQPGCAQQATRDERLRHRVRQTLQTNQLDALIYPTWDNPPRLIGDLNTPHGNNSFQLSPPTGFPAITVPMGFVSDGLPAGLQILADAWAESTLIIIAYAYEQATQHRAPPRTTPTLN; encoded by the coding sequence ATGACTCCTCTGCGCCGCTACGGCATCTTCAGCCTGGTAGTCGTACTTATTGGGTGCCAGCCCCCATCACCAGAAGAACCGGGGTCACCAGCATTCGATGTGGTTGAAACTTCGATTATAGAGATTCACGCCGCAATGAAGGCCGGTGAGTTAAGTGCGAGGACTTTGGTCAACGCATATCTCGCACGCATCGAAGCATACGATAAACAGGGGCCAGCACTAAACACCATCGTGACTATCAATCCTCATGCACTGGCCCGCGCCGACGAACTCGACCAAGCATTCGAGGTATCTGGCCTAACAGGTCCACTCCATGGTATCCCCGTTATCGTAAAGGACAACTACGACACGATCGCTTTGCCAACAACTGCTGGTTCACTATCGCTGGCGGGGTCCATCCCGCCAGACAACGCATTCCAAGTTCAGCGAATCGTGGATGCTGGCGGCATCGTCCTCGCAAAATCAAACATGGCAGAGTTTGCTTTCTCTCCATATGAGACGGTCGGTTCAGCGTTGCCAGGTTATACACGAAACCCGTACGACTTAAGACGCGTTACCGCGGGGTCGAGTGGCGGCACCGCAGCGGCTGTGGCAGCAAGTATGGGGACCGTGGGCCTCGGCACTGATACCGGTAATTCAATACGCGGCCCGTCATCACATCAGAGTCTTGTCGGCATCCGCTCGACAATGGGATTGACGAGCCGGGACGGCATCGTTCCACTCAATCTATCCCGCGACATCGGGGGCCCGATGGCCCGAACGGTTGCCGACGCCGTCATCGTGTTTGACGTCATCGCCGGCACCGATTCTGCTGATGCCATAACCGAACAGGCCGACTCCCGTCGGGTGAATTATCGTGAGCTCTTGGAAGTGGACAATCTACAGGGCAAACGACTAGGTGTGCTCCGTGAGATGTCGGATGAATCCGCCGACCCCGAGGTTATTACTAGACTCAACGAAGCTATCGAGGACTTACGCCGACTTGGTGCGACGGTCGTTGACCCGGTCACGTTGCCTGAAGACGACGTAGCTGAGGAAGAGCGGTTGCCCTGCAGCTATTTTCGGTTCGACCTAGAGCAATATCTGACTAGTCTCGGCCCAGAAGCCCCGTTCAACACCCTGCAAGAGATTATCGATTCAGAAAAGGTCCATCCAAACATCCGTACACGATTGGAATCGGCCCAGGAAGCCGCTGACGTCCCAACGAACCAACCAGGATGTGCTCAACAGGCCACTAGAGACGAGCGTCTCCGGCACCGTGTCAGACAAACGCTTCAAACTAACCAGCTCGATGCATTGATTTATCCCACCTGGGACAATCCGCCGCGTCTGATTGGTGATCTAAACACTCCACACGGTAACAACAGCTTTCAGTTGTCTCCGCCTACAGGATTTCCAGCCATCACTGTACCGATGGGCTTTGTCAGCGACGGTCTTCCAGCCGGCTTGCAGATTCTGGCCGATGCCTGGGCAGAATCGACACTAATCATTATCGCCTACGCGTACGAACAAGCTACACAGCATCGGGCGCCGCCTAGGACAACACCAACCCTAAACTAG